The following coding sequences lie in one Treponema socranskii subsp. buccale genomic window:
- a CDS encoding ABC transporter substrate-binding protein, whose protein sequence is MKKLAGVLVLFALVFVGCKKADKNASASDVSGKIVIYTSMYEDVIDAVSKKLKAQFPNLEAEFFYGGTGKIQAKIAAEKDSGKLGCDMMMVAEPAYSLELKENGMLHNYMSPEAASLSFEYDKEGAWYPVRICTMVLAYNPEKYSTKEIPVTLKDFATDPRLTGYSSMSNPLTSGTAMASIVGLLDAYGEDYFVGLGKQRVAIESGSVALTKLETGECKEIMILEESVLKKRQEEGSKLAVIYPEDGVLCIPSTVMTVNEKWCANNNIKACEAVTDWLLGKDGQQCMVDGWMHSVRGDVDYVPYDSIPNSEVYAKTIPIDWEKCYKERDSIRTAFEEHVTIKK, encoded by the coding sequence ATGAAAAAGTTGGCAGGGGTACTCGTATTGTTTGCACTGGTCTTCGTCGGATGTAAAAAAGCCGATAAAAATGCATCCGCAAGCGACGTCAGCGGCAAAATCGTCATCTATACGTCGATGTACGAAGACGTCATCGATGCGGTAAGCAAAAAGCTCAAAGCGCAATTCCCGAATCTCGAAGCGGAATTCTTTTACGGCGGCACCGGAAAAATCCAAGCTAAAATCGCTGCGGAAAAAGACAGCGGCAAACTCGGCTGCGATATGATGATGGTCGCCGAACCCGCCTATTCGCTCGAATTGAAAGAAAACGGCATGCTGCACAATTATATGTCGCCGGAAGCGGCTTCCCTTTCGTTCGAATACGATAAAGAGGGCGCGTGGTACCCGGTACGCATCTGCACGATGGTTCTCGCATACAATCCCGAAAAATATTCCACAAAAGAAATTCCCGTGACGCTCAAAGACTTCGCAACCGATCCGCGTCTTACCGGCTACAGTTCCATGTCGAACCCGCTCACGTCGGGTACGGCTATGGCTTCGATCGTCGGCCTCCTCGACGCGTACGGTGAAGACTATTTTGTCGGCCTCGGAAAGCAGCGAGTCGCCATCGAATCCGGCTCCGTCGCGCTCACCAAGCTTGAAACCGGCGAATGCAAAGAGATCATGATACTCGAAGAATCCGTATTGAAAAAACGGCAGGAAGAAGGTTCGAAGCTCGCGGTCATCTACCCCGAAGACGGAGTATTGTGCATCCCGTCGACGGTTATGACGGTCAACGAAAAATGGTGCGCAAACAACAATATCAAAGCGTGCGAAGCGGTGACCGACTGGCTGCTCGGCAAAGACGGACAGCAGTGCATGGTAGACGGCTGGATGCATTCGGTGAGAGGCGACGTCGATTACGTTCCCTACGATTCCATTCCGAACAGCGAAGTGTACGCAAAGACGATCCCGATCGATTGGGAAAAATGTTACAAAGAACGCGATTCGATCCGCACGGCATTCGAAGAGCACGTCACGATTAAAAAATAA
- a CDS encoding nucleotide exchange factor GrpE has protein sequence MGESEKKEKTKNEAPNGTTPGGEAHTGVTPPKCEEKANGGKDAADCKSAENTCASEKSGETPSTEDSGKDTVSELEKQIDALKKENADLKDQVLRRAADFDNYRKRMLKEKQDVFDYANENLLHDLLESLDNFDRTVDAASNAKDVKSIADGVKMINASLVKMLEDKYNLSSYGAVGDTFNPDEHEAIGSVQGAVAEPVLKEVYLKGYKLKDRIIRHAKVMVTMPDGSVQSDEKAGQKSDSK, from the coding sequence ATGGGTGAATCGGAAAAGAAAGAAAAAACGAAAAACGAAGCGCCGAACGGTACGACGCCGGGAGGCGAAGCGCACACCGGGGTGACGCCGCCGAAATGCGAAGAAAAGGCAAACGGCGGAAAAGATGCTGCGGACTGCAAATCTGCTGAAAATACCTGCGCCTCCGAAAAATCGGGCGAAACGCCTTCGACGGAAGATTCGGGTAAAGATACGGTTTCGGAGCTTGAAAAGCAAATCGACGCGCTCAAAAAAGAAAACGCCGATTTGAAAGATCAAGTGCTGCGCCGTGCGGCTGATTTCGACAATTACCGCAAGCGTATGCTGAAAGAAAAACAGGACGTATTCGACTACGCGAACGAAAATCTTTTGCACGATCTGCTCGAAAGTCTCGACAATTTCGACCGTACGGTAGACGCTGCGTCGAACGCGAAAGACGTCAAATCGATCGCCGACGGCGTAAAGATGATAAACGCGTCGCTCGTCAAAATGCTCGAAGACAAATACAATCTGTCGAGCTACGGAGCGGTAGGCGATACGTTCAATCCCGACGAACACGAAGCGATCGGCAGCGTGCAGGGAGCTGTTGCCGAACCGGTTTTAAAAGAAGTATATTTAAAGGGATACAAGTTAAAAGACAGAATTATCAGACACGCAAAGGTTATGGTGACAATGCCCGACGGTTCGGTTCAATCGGACGAAAAAGCCGGACAGAAATCCGATTCGAAATAA